A single Agrococcus sp. ARC_14 DNA region contains:
- a CDS encoding trypsin-like serine protease: protein MRRRSLIIAVTAALGVIAAAVVAPVTPSAAADDLAEVQEAHFAVIDQIASWDALTPVPRLGQIEGDPVAGTIDIGWVGAVPSEVRAIADAAATEGIDVTFVPQESSEQELLEVAYGLAASMPSDGAFAIGIGADTLSVEVPTAEVAESVGSEHIALEGEVLDVIDDAEQAAAEFGAQVTVEETDSAPVNAANTQLQAGTALEAASAANLSAGRTNDTSVLSGGMRVETQWASGGWVSCTSGFTGTFGHRPLIVTAAHCSDYADGRAVRNAADTRIGTSDLVRELNDGARPYDLGVIAASYDARTLPRIYTNETSTVNITRSQNTWPPAGYRLCSSGQVTGWKCDLTAGEAYVTCYSTPRGAECMHVQIVRSSGASAFCLGDSGGPIVSLPTSQGAIAVGVVSGVKSRVSVRCSQEGLIAPISQLMTAVEGLQLHTLNRP from the coding sequence TTGCGTCGCCGCTCCCTCATCATCGCTGTCACCGCCGCTCTCGGCGTCATCGCAGCAGCCGTCGTCGCGCCCGTGACGCCATCCGCCGCTGCCGATGACCTCGCTGAGGTGCAGGAGGCCCACTTCGCCGTGATCGACCAGATCGCGTCGTGGGATGCCCTGACGCCGGTGCCGCGGCTCGGCCAGATCGAGGGCGACCCGGTCGCCGGCACGATCGACATCGGATGGGTCGGGGCCGTGCCGAGCGAGGTGCGCGCGATCGCGGACGCCGCGGCCACGGAGGGCATCGACGTCACCTTCGTGCCGCAGGAGTCGAGCGAGCAGGAGCTGCTCGAGGTCGCCTACGGGCTGGCTGCATCCATGCCCAGCGACGGCGCCTTCGCGATCGGGATCGGTGCTGACACGCTCTCGGTCGAGGTGCCGACGGCAGAGGTCGCCGAGTCCGTCGGCTCCGAGCACATCGCGCTCGAGGGCGAGGTGCTCGACGTCATCGACGATGCCGAGCAGGCCGCCGCCGAGTTCGGCGCGCAGGTGACGGTCGAGGAGACCGACTCGGCCCCGGTCAACGCCGCGAACACCCAGCTGCAGGCAGGCACGGCGCTCGAGGCCGCATCCGCGGCCAACCTCTCCGCCGGCCGCACCAACGACACGAGCGTGCTCTCGGGCGGCATGCGCGTCGAGACGCAGTGGGCGAGCGGCGGCTGGGTCAGCTGCACCTCGGGCTTCACCGGCACCTTCGGGCACCGCCCGCTCATCGTCACCGCCGCGCACTGCAGCGACTACGCCGACGGCCGCGCGGTGCGCAATGCCGCCGACACCCGCATCGGCACGAGCGATCTCGTGCGAGAGCTCAACGACGGCGCCCGCCCCTACGACCTGGGCGTCATCGCTGCCTCCTACGACGCCCGCACGCTCCCCCGCATCTACACGAACGAGACCTCGACGGTCAACATCACCCGCTCGCAGAACACCTGGCCGCCGGCCGGCTACCGGCTCTGCTCGTCGGGCCAGGTCACCGGCTGGAAGTGCGACCTGACCGCCGGCGAGGCCTACGTCACCTGCTACAGCACGCCGCGCGGCGCCGAGTGCATGCACGTGCAGATCGTGCGCTCGAGCGGCGCCTCGGCCTTCTGCCTCGGCGACTCGGGCGGCCCGATCGTCAGCCTCCCGACCTCGCAGGGGGCGATCGCCGTCGGCGTGGTCTCCGGCGTGAAGTCGAGGGTGAGCGTGCGCTGCTCGCAGGAGGGGCTCATCGCTCCGATCTCGCAGCTCATGACGGCGGTCGAGGGCCTGCAGCTGCACACGCTCAATCGGCCGTAG